CCGTAGAATTTCTTCGCCTCCGGGAGATATTGGTTTTCTTGTGACAATTTTCATCCGCGGTAATTTTCCGCAGGTGCAGACTATCGCCCCTGGAGGGCAGACACATGAAGCAGACTCATACTTAAATTTCTCCTTGACCATCCTGTCTTCGAGTGAATGATAAGAGATGACCACAATTCTGCCGCCGCGCGATAGAAGATCCACTGCTGAGTCCAGCGCGGTCGAGAGCGATTCGAGTTCGTGGTTGACTTCAATCCTTATCGCCTGGAAAATGCGCGAAAGGAGTGCGGGAGAATTCCCGACGACTTTTGAAACGGCATCGACGAGTTGGCCCGTCGTTACAAGGTCTGCTTTCTCCCGTCGCTTCATTATTGATCTCGCGATTGCCCGTCCCCGCGGTTCCTCGCCGTATTTCGTGAAGACACGCGACAGATTCTCCTGGTCATAAGCATTCACCAGCTCGAA
The Candidatus Kryptoniota bacterium genome window above contains:
- the rsmH gene encoding 16S rRNA (cytosine(1402)-N(4))-methyltransferase RsmH, which codes for MAGYHEPVLLYESIEFLVTNVSGKYVDATFGGGGHTARLLSKLKPDARVLAFDVDKNAIEAGATLRASDPRVSFFQSNFSQLSDILAQNNIKSIDGALFDLGVSSYQIDNESGFSYRRDEKLDMRLDKNLEISAFELVNAYDQENLSRVFTKYGEEPRGRAIARSIMKRREKADLVTTGQLVDAVSKVVGNSPALLSRIFQAIRIEVNHELESLSTALDSAVDLLSRGGRIVVISYHSLEDRMVKEKFKYESASCVCPPGAIVCTCGKLPRMKIVTRKPISPGGEEILRNRRSRSAKMRVAEKVI